In Castanea sativa cultivar Marrone di Chiusa Pesio chromosome 6, ASM4071231v1, a single window of DNA contains:
- the LOC142641020 gene encoding microtubule-associated protein TORTIFOLIA1, producing the protein MSSQQQQQQQQQQQPKSNPKGTKQNTRSPSISTHLAMVELKQKILTSLSKLSDRDTHQIAIEDLQTTIQNLSPEALPMLLNSLYDAVSSDPKPSARKDSLRLLAFTCAAHPDSSSAHLTKIIAHVIKRLKDSDSAVRDACRDAIGSLSNLYLKPPACAGNGNNESVVGLFVRPLFEAMGEQNKVVQSGAAMCMAKMVECAAEPPVSAFQKLCPRICRLLNNPNFLNKASLLPVVASLSQVGAIAPQSLENLLQSIHECLGSTDWATRKAAADALTALALHSSVLISDKAASTLTVLESCRFDKIKPARESITEALQLWKKIAGKGGDGSPDAEKPSCDGETPGVAESSEKNGMKNPNPSDRRSEQPSKNSSNGTSPSSDSVSKAKGSSFSEKAVVILKKKAPGLTEKELNLEFFQKLETRGSDDLPVEVVVPRRCLSSSNANNEEESELNDTESRGRSNRTGNIQHDDFHGSSNSKYRNIERGASAPYSKRDLDDPARDKWPEERVNGKDARMRALDGDDRIDINQRDSSGNRVGFSKTDGQSEGSFINNKGNWLAIQRQLLQLERQQAHLMNMLQDFMGGSHDSMVTLENRVRGLERVVEDMARDLSISSGRRGGNFAMGFEGSSNRPLGKYNGFPDYSTTKLGRGSDGRMPFGERIAQSDGIALGMRGRGPPWRSDMSEAWDFPTSGASRNGQIGSRRALGGSSMDGRSPKSDHESDQGGSRRAWDKGAGPVRFGEGPSARSVWQASKDEATLEAIRVAGEDGGTSRTARVAIPEMTAEALGDDNVGHDRDPVWTSWSNAMDALHVGDMDSAYAEVLSTGDDHLLVKLMDRSGPVVDQLSGEVATEVVHAVGQFLLEQNLFDLCLSWIQQLVEVLLENGPDVYSVPMEVKKELLLNLHEASTAMDPPEDWEGAMPDQLLLQLASAWGIDLQQHEK; encoded by the exons ATGTCATCccaacaacagcagcagcagcagcagcagcagcagcccAAATCCAACCCAAAAGGCACAAAGCAAAACACAAGATCTCCGTCCATATCAACCCACCTAGCAATGGTGGAGCTGAAGCAAAAAATCCTGACCTCCCTCTCGAAACTCTCCGACCGCGACACTCACCAAATCGCCATCGAAGATCTCCAAACCACAATCCAAAACCTCTCCCCTGAAGCCCTCCCAATGCTCCTCAACTCCCTCTACGACGCCGTATCCTCCGACCCCAAACCCTCCGCCCGCAAGGACTCCCTCCGCCTCCTGGCCTTCACCTGCGCCGCCCACCCCGACTCCTCCTCCGCCCACCTCACCAAAATCATCGCCCACGTCATCAAGCGCCTCAAGGACTCCGACTCCGCCGTCCGCGACGCCTGCCGCGACGCCATTGGCTCCCTCTCCAACCTCTACCTCAAGCCCCCCGCCTGTGCCGGCAACGGCAACAACGAGAGCGTGGTGGGGCTGTTCGTGAGGCCGCTGTTCGAGGCCATGGGGGAGCAGAACAAGGTGGTGCAGTCCGGTGCGGCAATGTGCATGGCGAAGATGGTGGAGTGCGCCGCCGAGCCGCCGGTCTCCGCGTTCCAGAAGCTCTGCCCCAGGATCTGTAGGTTGCTTAATAATCCTAACTTCCTCAATAAGGCTTCGCTCTTGCCTGTCGTCGCTAGCTTGTCTCAG GTGGGAGCAATTGCACCTCAAAGCTTGGAAAATTTGTTGCAAAGTATTCACGAGTGCCTTGGGAGTACAGACTGGGCAACACGTAAGGCAGCAGCTGATGCATTGACTGCCTTGGCATTGCATTCAAGTGTTTTGATTTCGGATAAAGCTGCCTCCACACTGACAGTGCTTGAGTCTTGCCGTTTTGACAAG ATAAAACCTGCTAGAGAGAGCATAACAGAAGCACTGCAATTATGGAAAAAGATCGCAGGCAAAGGAGGAGATGGATCTCCAGATGCTGAGAAACCCTCTTGTG ATGGTGAAACTCCTGGGGTTGCTGAATCATCTGAGAAGAATGGCATGAAAAATCCAAATCCTAGTGACAGGAGATCAGAGCAACCATCTAAGAATTCATCTAATGGTACTTCCCCTTCTTCAGATTCTGTTTCTAAAGCCAAAGGTAGCAGCTTTTCAGAAAAAGCAGTTGTAATATTGAAGAAGAAAGCACCTGGACTTACTGAGAAAGAGCTAAACCTAGAATTCTTCCAGAAACTTGAAACGAGGGGTTCTGATGATTTGCCAGTGGAAGTAGTCGTTCCTCGTAGATGTCTCAGTTCTTCAAATGCAAACAACGAGGAAGAATCAGAGCTAAATGATACAGAATCAAGGGGAAGGTCAAATCGCACTGGAAATATCCAGCATGACGATTTTCATGGATCTTCCAACAGTAAATATCGTAACATAGAGAGAGGAGCTTCTGCTCCATATTCTAAACGAGATCTTGATGACCCTGCACGGGATAAATGGCCTGAAGAGAGGGTAAATGGAAAAGACGCTAGAATGAGAGCATTAGATGGTGATGATAGAATTGATATAAATCAAAGGGATTCATCTGGCAATCGTGTGGGTTTCTCCAAAACTGATGGTCAATCTGAAGGATCCTTCATCAATAACAAAGGAAATTGGTTGGCTATCCAGAGGCAGTTATTGCAGCTGGAGAGGCAACAAGCTCATCTGATGAACATGCTGCAG GATTTCATGGGTGGTTCTCATGATAGCATGGTAACTTTAGAGAACAGAGTAAGAGGTCTTGAGAGAGTTGTTGAAGACATGGCACGGGACTTGTCAATATCCTCAGGTCGGAGGGGTGGTAATTTTGCAATGGGGTTTGAGGGTTCTTCTAATAGGCCTTTAGGCAAGTATAATGGTTTCCCTGATTACTCTACTACCAAACTTGGAAGGGGTAGTGATGGGCGGATGCCATTTGGAGAAAGAATTGCGCAGTCTGATGGAATTGCTTTGGGCATGAGAGGAAGAGGTCCTCCTTGGAGATCTGACATGTCTGAGGCTTGGGATTTTCCCACATCTGGTGCTTCCAGAAATGGGCAAATTGGCTCAAGGAGAGCTCTAGGTGGCAGTAGCATGGATGGTAGGTCACCTAAATCAGACCATGAGAGTGATCAGGGTGGCAGCAGGAGAGCTTGGGATAAAGGAGCTGGACCTGTTAGGTTTGGTGAGGGGCCTTCTGCAAGAAGCGTTTGGCAAGCTTCAAAGGATGAAGCTACATTGGAAGCAATTCGGGTGGCTGGGGAGGACGGTGGAACTTCTCGGACTGCAAGAGTAGCTATCCCTGAAATGACTGCAGAAGCTTTGGGAGATGATAATGTTGGCCATGACAGGGACCCAGTGTGGACATCTTGGAGTAATGCAATGGATGCCCTTCATGTCGGTGATATGGATTCAGCTTATGCTGAAGTTTTATCTACTGGGGATGATCACTTGCTTGTGAAGCTAATGGACAGATCAGGCCCAGTGGTTGATCAACTTTCAGGAGAAGTAGCAACTGAGGTTGTGCATGCTGTTGGACAATTTCTACTAGAGCAGAACCTTTTTGACTTATGTTTATCTTGGATTCAACAG TTGGTGGAAGTATTGTTGGAAAATGGACCCGATGTTTACAGTGTTCCTATGGAAGTGAAGAAGGAGCTTTTGTTGAATTTACATGAAGCTTCTACAGCAATGGATCCCCCTGAGGATTGGGAAGGTGCGATGCCTGACCAACTCTTGTTGCAGTTGGCATCAGCCTGGGGAATTGATCTGCAACAGCATGAGAAGTAG
- the LOC142640381 gene encoding DNA polymerase I A, chloroplastic/mitochondrial produces MAMGFNTQNGLFRPSSSFFLRPSSHGTFSCCSLFAFSIVLQRRGGCTIQNDENLPWKLEFFSNSEPRMLRKPTLKIEGRSANRSSAFLDAFKSTLPDSPLVRPAKKWEEATHELQDNKKKHQRDICKHPSNQVHATTSLVNASSTNSEQHVLTSDRAPPDSASAEQTCGGNSDIAMKDANGQGNSSIAMKDVNGQKCLSSSRNLEKIRKPSPELTNGLGKEFTTTKQSSLQLDLRKRLTSIYDSVLLVDNITIAKEVVGMLTNKYRHLVHACDTEVAKIEVKQETPVDHGEVICFSIYSGPEADFGNGKSCIWVDVLDGGGRELLVEFAPFFEDPSIKKVWHNYSFDNHVIENYGLKVSGFHADTMHMARLWDSSRRTKGGYSLEALTGDKKVMSGDKKVMSGIQLCPEEELIGKISMKIIFGRKKIKKDGSEGKIVTISPVEILQREERKPWICYSVLDAKSTLKLYESLKSQLSQMRWKLDGKAVEGKHMFDFYEEYWRPFGELLIKMETEGMLVDRKYLAEVEKVAKSEQEIAANRFRNWASRFCSDAQYMNVGSDAQLRQLFFGGIANSKYPDETLPIERIFKVPNVDKVIEDGKKSPTKYRNISLSRILNEPLPTDIFTASGWPSVSGDALKTLAGSVSAEYDFVNDEQPDDNIESASENEVSEEQKSTVDEDKSAYGIAFHAFEKEEDGREACHAISALCEVCSIDSLISNFILPLQGSNISGKNGRIHCSLNINTETGRLSARRPNLQNQPALEKDRYKIRQAFIASPGNSLIVADYGQLELRILAHLASCKSMMDAFRLGGDFHSRTAMNMYPYIREAVDKKHVLLEWHPQPGEDKPPVPLLKDAFASERRKAKMLNFSIAYGKTPVGLSRDWKVSVQEAKKTVDLWYSDRKEVLTWQEERKKEAREKNCVHTLLGRARQFPSVANATNSQKGHIERAAINTPVQGSAADVAMCAMLEISKNAQLKELGWKLLLQVHDEVILEGPTESAEVAKAIVVECMSKPFNGKNILQVDLSVDAKCAQNWYSAK; encoded by the exons ATGGCTATGGGGTTCAACACCCAAAATGGTCTCTTTAGAccctcttcttccttctttttacGCCCTTCTTCCCATGGTACTTTCTCTTGTTGTTCCCTCTTCGCTTTCTCTATAGTCCTGCAAAG ACGAGGAGGGTGCACAATCCAGAATGACGAGAATTTGCCTTGGAAGCTTGAGTTTTTTTCTAATTCAGAACCTAGGATGCTTCGCAAACCAACTCTTAAGATTGAAGGTCGTAGTGCTAACAGAAGTAGTGCTTTTCTTGATGCTTTTAAAAGCACTTTGCCTGATAGCCCATTGGTCCGTCCTGCTAAAAAATGGGAAGAAGCAACACATGAGCTTCAagataataagaaaaaacatCAGCGTGATATCTGCAAACATCCTAGTAATCAAGTACATGCAACAACTAGTCTGGTAAATGCATCTTCTACAAATAGCGAACAACATGTTTTAACTTCTGATCGTGCTCCCCCTGACTCAGCTTCTGCTGAACAAACATGTGGAGGCAACAGCGATATAGCCATGAAAGATGCGAATGGTCAGGGCAACAGCAGTATAGCCATGAAAGATGTGAATGGTCAGAAATGTTTGTCCTCATCAAGGAACTTGGAGAAAATTAGAAAACCAAGTCCTGAACTTACCAATGGTTTAGGCAAAGAGTTCACTACAACTAAACAGTCATCTCTGCAGCTGGATCTTCGCAAGAGGCTTACTAGCATCTATGACAGTGTTCTTCTTGTTGATAATATCACTATAGCAAAGGAAGTAGTTGGGATGCTTACAAACAAGTACAGACATCTTGTTCATGCATGTGATACCGAG GTAGCGAAGATAGAGGTGAAGCAAGAAACACCTGTTGATCATGGGGAAGTCATATGCTTTAGTATATATTCTGGGCCAGAAGCAGATTTTGGAAATGGGAAGTCCTGTATCTGGGTTGATGTCCTTGATGGTGGTGGTAGGGAGCTTTTGGTTGAATTTGCTCCATTCTTTGAAGACCCATCGATAAAAAAG GTTTGGCACAACTATAGCTTTGATAACCATGTTATTGAGAACTATGGGCTTAAGGTCTCTGGTTTTCATGCTGATACAATGCACATGGCACGGTTGTGGGATTCATCAAGACGAACAAAGGGTGGGTATTCTCTTGAAGCACTTACCGGTGATAAAAAGGTTATGTCTGGTGATAAAAAGGTTATGTCTGGAATTCAATTGTGCCCTGAAGAAGAGTTGATTGGTAAAATCTCGATGAAAATCATCTTTGgcaggaaaaaaattaaaaaagatggATCTGAAGGCAAGATTGTCACCATATCTCCTGTTGAAATTCTACAAAGAGAAGAGCGGAAACCATGGATTTGTTATTCTGTTTTAGATGCAAAAAGCACACTAAAGCTTTATGAGAGCTTAAAAAGCCAACTGTCACAAATGCGATGGAAACTTGATGGGAAAGCAGTTGAAGGAAAACACATGTTTGACTTTTATGAGGAATACTGGCGGCCCTTTGGTGAGCTTTTAATTAAAATGGAAACTGAGGGAATGCTGGTTGATCGGAAATATCTTGCTGAGGTGGAGAAGGTAGCCAAATCCGAACAAGAGATTGCTGCAAATAGATTTCGCAACTGGGCATCTAGGTTTTGCTCTGATGCCCAGTACATGAATGTGGGGAGTGATGCACAACTACGCCAGCTCTTTTTTGGTGGCATTGCAAACAg CAAGTACCCTGATGAAACTCTTCCAATTGAGAGGATTTTCAAAGTTCCCAATGTTGATAAAGTGATTGAAGATGGCAAGAAGAGTCCCACAAAATATCGCAATATTAGTCTGAGTAGAATCCTTAATGAGCCGTTACCAACTGACATCTTCACAGCATCTGGTTGGCCCTCTGTTAGTGGTGATGCTTTGAAGACCCTGGCTGGAAGCGTTTCTGCAGAATATGATTTTGTGAATGATGAGCAACCAGATGACAACATTGAAAGTGCCTCTGAAAATGAAGTTTCAGAAGAACAAAAATCAACTGTGGATGAGGATAAATCTGCTTATGGAATAGCTTTTCATGCTTTTGAAAAGGAGGAGGATGGGAGGGAGGCTTGTCATGCCATTTCTGCTTTATGTGAAGTTTGCTCCATTGACTCCTTGATATCCAACTTCATACTCCCCTTGCAG GGAAGTAATATATCAGGGAAGAATGGGCGTATTCATTGTTCATTAAATATCAACACGGAAACTGGGCGCTTATCAGCTAGGAGACCAAATTTACAG AATCAGCCTGCTTTAGAGAAGGACCGGTATAAGATCCGTCAGGCATTCATAGCTTCACCTGGGAATTCCCTTATTGTTGCGGATTATGGACAG CTGGAACTTAGGATTCTTGCACATCTTGCCAGTTGTAAGAGCATGATGGATGCCTTTAGACTTGGTGGAGATTTCCATTCAAGGACTGCAATGAATATGTACCCATATATTCGTGAAGCTGTTGACAAAAAGCATGTGCTTCTTGAGTGGCATCCTCAACCGGGTGAAGATAAACCCCCAGTTCCACTATTAAAG GATGCCTTTGCTTCTGAAAGGAGGAAAGCTAAAATGCTTAACTTTTCAATTGCATATGGAAAAACTCCAGTGGGGCTTTCTCGGGATTGGAAG GTTTCTGTTCAGGAAGCAAAGAAAACAGTTGATCTGTGGTACAGTGATAGAAAAGAAGTGTTGACCTGGCAAGAAGAGCGTAAAAAAGAAGCCCGTGAGAAAAATTGTGTACACACATTGCTAGGACGAGCCCGCCAGTTCCCTTCAGTGGCCAATGCTACGAACTCTCAAAAAGGTCACATTGAGCGGGCTGCTATCAATACCCCAGTACAG GGTAGTGCTGCTGATGTAGCCATGTGTGCTATGTTAGAGATATCAAAAAATGCACAGTTGAAGGAGCTCGGGTGGAAACTGCTTTTACAG GTTCATGATGAAGTTATCTTGGAAGGACCAACAGAGTCGGCTGAGGTTGCAAAGGCCATAGTTGTTGAGTGCATGTCCAAACCCTTCAATGGCAAGAATATCCTTCAAGTTGACCTATCGGTTGATGCCAAGTGTGCTCAAAACTGGTATTCGGCCAAGTAA
- the LOC142641218 gene encoding putative nucleobase-ascorbate transporter 10, producing MAQGGGGGSGNNAGNTGNNGGGNNNNNNKKPEEVQPQPVKEQLPGIQYCINSPPPWPEAVVLGFQHYLLTVGITVLIPSIIVPQMGGGDAEKARVIQTLLFVSGLSTLLQSLFGTRLPSVVVGSYAYIIPTTSIVLARRYNAYVDPHERFIETMRGIQGALIITACFQIVMGFLGFWRNAVRFLSPLSVAPYVTLTGFGLYHLGFPMMAKCVEIGLPGLIVVVFISQASSQYLPQFLKSKRPIWDRFVVLFTVAIAWLYAQLLTSSGVYNNKPAKTQISCRTDRAGLFTAAPWVYIPYPFQWGSPTFHAGEAFAMMAASFVSLFESTGTFFATARYGSATPVPPSVIGRGVGWLGIGVLLNGMFGCVTGASASVENAGLLALTRVGSRRVIQISAGFMILFSVFGKFGALFASIPLPIVAALYCVFFGYVSSAGLGFLQFCNLNSFRTKFILGFSFFMGISVPQYFREYYHIDSRSGHFHTSSGWFDDMVTVIFMSHTTVAALVALILDCSLSRETDATQKDTGLHWWERFSLYSSDIRSDEFYGLPCRLNNLFPTL from the exons ATGGCCCAAGGTGGTGGCGGTGGCAGCGGCAACAATGCTGGCAATACTGGTAATAATGGTGGtggcaacaacaacaacaacaacaaaaagcctGAGGAGGTTCAACCACAACCAGTAAAAGAGCAGCTACCCGGCATTCAGTATTGCATTAACAGTCCTCCTCCATGGC CTGAAGCTGTTGTGTTGGGATTCCAGCATTATCTTCTGACTGTTGGCATTACCGTTTTGATTCCAAGTATCATTGTTCCTCAAATGGGAGGCGGTGAC GCTGAGAAGGCTAGAGTGATACAGACATTACTTTTCGTTTCGGGATTGAGCACACTCTTGCAGTCTTTATTTGGGACCAGACTTCCCTCTGTGGTTGTGGGTTCATATGCATATATTATACCCACAACTTCAATTGTATTAGCTCGTAGATACAATGCATATGTAGATCCTCATGAG AGGTTCATAGAGACTATGAGAGGAATACAAGGTGCTTTAATTATTACTGCATGTTTCCAGATTGTGATGGGTTTCTTAGGCTTTTGGAGAAATGCTGTAAG GTTTCTTAGCCCCCTTTCTGTCGCTCCATATGTAACTTTGACGGGATTTGGTCTTTATCATCTTGGTTTCCCCATG ATGGCAAAATGTGTTGAAATTGGGCTTCCTGGGTTGATTGTTGTGGTTTTCATCTCACAGGCAAGTAGCCAG TATCTTCCtcaatttttgaaatcaaagagGCCAATATGGGATAGATTTGTAGTGCTCTTCACAGTTGCAATTGCATGGTTATATGCACAACTTCTCACCTCAAGCGGTGTGTATAACAACAAACCTGCAAAAACTCAGATTAGTTGCCGCACAGATCGGGCTGGACTCTTTACAGCCGCCCCTTG GGTTTATATTCCTTACCCGTTTCAGTGGGGAAGCCCCACATTTCATGCCGGAGAAGCTTTTGCTATGATGGCCGCTTCTTTTGTTTCACTTTTTGAG TCTACAGGTACATTTTTTGCAACAGCAAGATATGGCAGTGCTACACCTGTGCCACCTTCCGTTATTGGCCGTGGTGTTGGCTGGCTG gGAATAGGAGTTTTGCTCAATGGCATGTTTGGCTGTGTAACTGGCGCTTCTGCTTCAGT GGAAAATGCTGGTCTATTGGCATTGACAAGAGTTGGAAGTCGAAGAGTCATCCAAATATCAGCAGGGTTTATGATTCTCTTCTCCGTGTTTG GAAAATTTGGAGCACTTTTTGCGTCTATACCTCTACCAATCGTAGCAGCTTTATACTGTGTGTTCTTTGGCTATGTTT CTTCTGCTGGTCTTGGCTTTCTCCAATTCTGTAACTTGAACAGTTTCagaacaaaatttatattgggtttttctttcttcatggGCATTTCAGTACCACAATACTTTAGAGAATATTATCATATAGATTCCCGCTCTGGACACTTTCACACCAGCTCTGGATGG TTTGACGATATGGTGACTGTCATCTTCATGTCTCACACGACGGTGGCTGCACTGGTTGCTTTGATTTTGGATTGCTCACTCTCTCGAGAAACTGATGCCACACAAAAAGACACTGGCTTGCATTGGTGGGAGAGGTTCAGCTTATATAGTTCGGATATTAGAAGTGATGAATTCTATGGGCTACCATGCAGGCTTAATAATCTTTTCCCAACCCTTTAA